From a single Campylobacter concisus genomic region:
- a CDS encoding Mur ligase family protein, producing the protein MSLAKFLDGKPLYYKEIDYGRIIRAYATIKEHIKPFKIIHIIGTNGKGSTGRFLAQILSQNGAKVGHYTSPHIFKFNERFWLNGEVASDKILEVAHERLQGLLSDEYKIKTSYFEYMTLLSAVLFEGCDYFVCEAGMGGVLDATNVFEKELSIFTPIGLDHTVVLGDSLEEISRTKFEAMGKRAILNDEMNEISVAIAKEIASERSAILSFPREILTKENLNEITNYAEKFNLPEFLRSNLTLAYAAAKILDNSIDIKKLGTLTLRGRCEKIASNLYADVGHNELGAKAVAKKFSSKEFSDKKLTLVYNSFLDKDFKAVLAALKPVVEDVLLYHYHCEGRELGGELINKALNELEISHREFEPSDMNDIKEAKNGKIYLAFGSFHLVEAFLKEYYASKGL; encoded by the coding sequence ATGAGCCTAGCTAAATTTCTTGATGGCAAACCACTTTACTACAAAGAGATTGATTATGGTAGGATTATTAGAGCGTATGCGACTATAAAAGAGCACATAAAGCCATTTAAGATTATTCACATAATAGGCACAAATGGCAAAGGTAGCACTGGCCGCTTTTTAGCACAAATTTTAAGCCAAAATGGCGCAAAAGTAGGGCACTACACGAGCCCTCATATATTTAAATTTAACGAGCGATTTTGGCTAAATGGTGAGGTCGCTAGTGATAAAATTTTAGAGGTAGCTCACGAGCGTTTGCAAGGACTTTTAAGCGACGAGTACAAGATAAAAACGAGTTATTTCGAGTATATGACATTGCTTTCAGCTGTGCTTTTTGAGGGTTGCGATTATTTTGTCTGCGAGGCTGGCATGGGTGGTGTGCTTGATGCGACAAATGTCTTTGAAAAAGAGTTAAGTATTTTTACGCCCATCGGACTTGATCATACGGTAGTTCTTGGGGATAGCTTAGAAGAAATTTCACGCACGAAATTTGAAGCTATGGGCAAAAGAGCTATTTTAAATGATGAGATGAACGAGATAAGCGTTGCTATCGCAAAAGAGATCGCAAGCGAGAGGAGCGCAATTTTGAGCTTCCCAAGAGAAATTTTAACCAAAGAAAATTTAAACGAGATCACAAACTACGCAGAGAAATTTAATCTGCCAGAGTTTTTAAGATCAAATTTAACTCTAGCCTACGCCGCAGCTAAAATTTTAGATAACAGCATAGACATAAAAAAGCTTGGTACTCTTACGCTTCGAGGTAGATGTGAAAAGATTGCCTCAAATTTATACGCTGATGTCGGTCACAACGAGCTTGGTGCTAAGGCTGTGGCTAAGAAATTTAGCTCTAAAGAGTTTAGTGACAAGAAGCTAACACTAGTTTATAACTCATTTTTAGATAAAGATTTCAAGGCGGTTTTGGCAGCTTTAAAGCCAGTTGTCGAGGATGTGCTGCTTTATCACTACCACTGCGAGGGCAGGGAGCTTGGCGGAGAGCTCATAAATAAAGCGCTAAATGAGCTTGAAATTTCACATAGAGAGTTTGAGCCAAGCGATATGAACGATATAAAAGAGGCAAAAAACGGCAAAATTTATCTAGCCTTTGGCTCATTTCATCTAGTTGAAGCCTTCTTAAAAGAGTACTATGCAAGCAAGGGTCTATGA
- the mfd gene encoding transcription-repair coupling factor encodes MQARVYEYLLTHAPQILICEDDKEAALCADAASFAGFNAFKLPDFRAKKGDDLRSFNEELFEISSVLSKYYKFDGKKIIISPFSTLLNPLPTQKNLESSTIKLKDNLNLSEFADLLIRFGYECVDIVESVGEFSIRGEVIDIYGVNMDDPVRILLFGDEVESIRNYNTATQISNKAELSEAEIVPFIANLSKDEFEKVSQKIEDMQSDALVSDLNSLGFWAIDSFSDYLKEFDSKLVKKIDFEIYDVPEDKFKGIEILPEPKVYKDLEVTLNFDFFELNKSKSITVLSRNEGLFKGYELDGFANVKLEISPLVVNLTSSDKTVVSLNKFEKKRRVKRSSLVVDELKINDYVVHEDYGIGRFLGLEKIKVLGATKEFVVIAYQNDDKLLLPVEHLNLIDRYIAQNGSMAVLDRLGKANFAKIKEKVREKLFAIASKIVAMAAKRELIAGKILQKEDISYLNFVQDAGFSYTNDQQKAVNDIKDELKSGKVMDRLLSGDVGFGKTEVAMNAIFTCIKSGFSAFFFVPTTLLSSQHYKTLSQRFSKFDINVFRLDRFSSAKEKASLQKALKENEPIVCVGTHALLGVKAENLGLIVVDEEHKFGVKQKEQLKEISQHSHILSMSATPIPRSLNMALSKIKTYSILATPPSSRLDVRTSVREWDEKVVKEAIMRELRRGGQTFYIHNHIADIEQTANDLRKILPKLRILILHSKVNAKVTEDEMMKFERGEYDLLLCTSIVESGIHLPNANTIIVENANKFGMADLHQLRGRVGRSDKQAYCYFLVEDKDAISKDALKRLVALEGNSFLGAGSVLAYHDLEIRGGGNIIGEAQSGHIEAIGYSLYLKMLEDEINKLLNQDSAKLDKIDLKLSVSAFLNQEFIREDRLRLEIYRRLSKCKEVGEVYEIQSELEDRFGKIDTFTKQFLDVIIIKILALKAGIKTISNSEQNILITKNDDEKIRLKSRSKDDDDVLAEILVYLRKDKK; translated from the coding sequence ATGCAAGCAAGGGTCTATGAGTATCTTTTAACGCACGCCCCACAAATTCTCATCTGCGAAGATGATAAAGAGGCGGCACTTTGCGCTGATGCGGCTAGTTTTGCTGGCTTTAACGCATTTAAACTACCTGATTTCAGAGCTAAAAAGGGTGATGATCTAAGAAGCTTTAACGAAGAGCTCTTTGAAATTTCATCCGTTCTTAGCAAATACTATAAATTTGATGGCAAAAAGATCATCATAAGCCCATTTAGCACGCTTTTAAACCCACTTCCAACGCAAAAAAATTTAGAGAGCTCAACGATCAAGCTAAAAGATAATCTAAATTTAAGCGAATTTGCCGACTTGCTCATACGCTTTGGTTACGAGTGCGTTGATATCGTTGAGAGCGTTGGCGAGTTTAGCATTCGTGGCGAAGTCATTGACATTTACGGCGTAAATATGGACGATCCAGTTAGAATTTTACTCTTTGGCGATGAGGTGGAGAGCATTAGAAATTATAACACCGCCACGCAAATTAGCAATAAAGCTGAGCTAAGTGAAGCTGAGATCGTGCCATTTATCGCAAATTTGAGCAAAGATGAGTTTGAAAAAGTTAGCCAAAAGATCGAGGATATGCAAAGCGATGCTTTGGTGAGCGATCTAAATTCGCTTGGATTTTGGGCGATAGATAGCTTTAGTGACTATTTAAAAGAATTTGACTCAAAGCTTGTTAAAAAGATCGATTTTGAAATTTATGATGTGCCTGAAGATAAATTTAAGGGTATTGAAATTTTACCCGAGCCAAAGGTTTATAAAGATCTTGAGGTTACTTTAAATTTTGACTTTTTTGAGCTAAATAAGAGCAAAAGCATAACCGTTCTTTCAAGAAATGAAGGGCTTTTTAAGGGCTATGAGCTTGACGGCTTTGCCAACGTAAAGCTTGAAATTTCGCCCCTTGTAGTAAATTTAACCTCAAGTGATAAGACTGTAGTATCACTTAATAAATTTGAGAAAAAAAGGCGAGTAAAACGCTCAAGTCTCGTGGTGGACGAGCTAAAAATAAATGACTACGTCGTGCATGAAGATTATGGTATAGGTCGTTTTCTAGGGCTTGAAAAGATCAAGGTTTTGGGCGCGACAAAGGAATTTGTGGTTATCGCCTACCAAAATGACGACAAGCTTCTTTTGCCAGTTGAGCATCTAAATCTGATAGACCGCTACATTGCACAAAATGGCTCTATGGCGGTGCTTGATCGCTTGGGTAAGGCAAATTTTGCCAAGATAAAAGAGAAGGTTAGAGAAAAACTCTTCGCGATCGCTTCAAAGATTGTAGCAATGGCGGCAAAAAGAGAGCTGATCGCAGGCAAAATTTTGCAAAAAGAGGATATCTCTTATCTAAATTTTGTCCAAGACGCTGGCTTTTCATACACGAATGATCAGCAAAAGGCGGTAAATGATATAAAAGATGAGCTAAAAAGCGGCAAGGTGATGGATAGGCTGCTTAGTGGCGACGTGGGCTTTGGCAAGACCGAAGTTGCGATGAATGCTATATTTACCTGCATAAAATCAGGCTTTAGCGCGTTTTTCTTCGTGCCAACGACGCTTCTTAGCTCGCAGCACTACAAGACGCTAAGCCAGAGATTTAGCAAATTTGACATAAATGTCTTTAGACTGGATCGCTTCTCAAGTGCCAAAGAGAAGGCAAGCCTGCAAAAAGCGCTAAAAGAAAATGAGCCCATAGTTTGCGTGGGAACGCATGCGCTTCTTGGCGTAAAGGCTGAAAATTTAGGTCTGATCGTCGTTGATGAAGAGCATAAATTTGGCGTTAAGCAAAAAGAGCAACTAAAAGAAATTTCTCAGCACTCACACATCTTAAGCATGAGCGCCACGCCGATACCAAGAAGCCTAAATATGGCGCTTAGTAAGATAAAAACATATAGTATTTTGGCCACTCCGCCAAGCTCGAGGCTGGATGTGAGAACAAGTGTGAGAGAGTGGGACGAAAAGGTCGTCAAAGAGGCGATCATGCGTGAGCTAAGACGTGGTGGGCAGACTTTTTACATCCACAACCACATCGCAGACATAGAGCAGACAGCAAATGATCTAAGAAAAATTTTGCCAAAGCTTAGAATTTTGATACTTCACTCAAAGGTAAATGCGAAAGTTACTGAAGATGAGATGATGAAATTTGAGCGGGGCGAGTACGACTTGCTGCTTTGTACTAGCATCGTTGAAAGCGGCATCCACTTGCCAAATGCAAACACAATAATCGTAGAAAATGCTAATAAATTTGGCATGGCTGACCTGCACCAGCTGCGCGGACGCGTGGGTAGAAGCGACAAGCAGGCCTACTGCTACTTTTTGGTGGAAGATAAAGATGCTATTAGTAAAGACGCGCTAAAACGACTTGTGGCACTCGAGGGCAACTCATTTTTGGGCGCTGGCTCAGTGCTTGCCTATCACGACCTTGAGATAAGAGGTGGTGGTAACATCATTGGCGAGGCGCAAAGTGGACACATCGAGGCTATTGGCTACTCGCTATATCTAAAGATGCTAGAAGATGAGATAAATAAGCTTCTTAATCAAGACTCCGCAAAGCTTGACAAGATCGATCTAAAGCTTAGTGTGAGCGCCTTTTTAAATCAAGAATTTATAAGAGAAGATAGGCTAAGGCTTGAGATTTACAGGCGTCTTAGCAAGTGCAAAGAAGTGGGTGAGGTCTATGAGATACAAAGCGAGCTTGAGGATAGATTTGGCAAGATAGATACGTTTACAAAGCAGTTTTTAGATGTCATCATCATTAAAATTTTAGCTCTAAAAGCTGGTATAAAAACGATCTCAAACAGCGAGCAAAATATATTAATAACAAAAAATGATGATGAGAAAATCAGGCTAAAGTCACGCAGCAAGGACGATGACGATGTTTTGGCTGAAATTTTGGTCTATCTAAGAAAGGATAAGAAGTGA
- a CDS encoding YdcH family protein gives MLHEYTDLINELKKTDARFATLCKKHDELNKKIDDNLAKPSEIDNLKKEKLKLKDEIYAQILKHKK, from the coding sequence ATGTTACATGAATATACAGACCTTATAAATGAGCTAAAGAAAACCGATGCTCGTTTTGCTACTCTTTGCAAAAAACATGATGAGCTAAATAAAAAAATAGACGACAACCTAGCAAAACCATCTGAAATTGATAATTTAAAGAAAGAGAAGTTAAAACTAAAAGACGAAATTTATGCTCAAATTTTAAAGCATAAAAAGTAA
- a CDS encoding anti-sigma factor antagonist — protein sequence MKLTFNGSMAIIRPFGFLEAENVPLKLSEKYINQILSRDISAILLSLKNVTFFSPVWLGRIIENLSEEAQKHGVVFAICDYNEIFYELMMKTVKNILNISMFESENIASLFLNKFLNNANDKVFIYNSTEQYKHYLANYLKNRSFDVVEARDATEFNKKKNLYSYAVSQLNHVRLRQNQIDTFIKDGVVVYAIKSFMDSDFIEDFDMSAHDIMLKIGYKFFILWVNISGALNIRGAKFLIKLASISKRSGAFISLCGINESNLSIELVTYLKDANIFIYKNLNDFYKDDTIFYLKKRDFDAEPVDINKSVVQISSYVTQIASKIISQLAEEEILCVDTKVSALDMENECDYLRICVQYYGDIYARVLFGVKKDKLDKICSIFMPEGNDSNDYLSGYSQIFSIITDKFLTHLWQKGIKVKVSLPKILSDDVFFDHNSVGIMNRLDVKDDEIGFVFVTK from the coding sequence ATGAAATTAACTTTTAATGGCTCAATGGCTATTATAAGGCCTTTTGGTTTTTTGGAAGCAGAGAATGTTCCATTAAAATTAAGTGAAAAATACATAAACCAAATTTTATCACGCGATATCAGCGCTATACTGCTCTCACTAAAAAATGTTACATTTTTTAGTCCTGTTTGGCTTGGTAGAATAATTGAAAATTTAAGCGAAGAAGCACAAAAGCATGGGGTAGTATTTGCGATTTGCGATTACAATGAAATTTTTTATGAATTGATGATGAAAACAGTTAAGAATATTTTAAATATTTCAATGTTTGAAAGTGAAAATATCGCAAGCTTGTTTTTAAATAAATTTCTAAACAATGCAAATGACAAAGTTTTCATTTATAACTCAACTGAGCAGTACAAGCACTATTTAGCTAATTATCTTAAAAATCGCTCATTTGATGTGGTTGAGGCTAGAGATGCAACCGAGTTTAATAAAAAAAAGAATTTATATAGTTATGCAGTATCACAGCTAAATCATGTGAGATTAAGACAAAATCAGATAGATACTTTTATAAAAGATGGTGTCGTTGTTTATGCTATAAAAAGTTTTATGGACTCAGATTTTATTGAAGATTTTGATATGTCAGCTCATGACATTATGCTAAAAATCGGATATAAATTTTTTATTTTATGGGTAAATATTTCTGGTGCTTTAAATATAAGGGGTGCAAAATTTCTAATCAAACTTGCTAGCATTAGCAAAAGATCAGGTGCATTTATTTCGCTTTGTGGCATAAACGAATCAAATTTATCTATTGAATTAGTAACATACCTTAAAGATGCAAATATATTTATCTATAAAAATTTAAATGACTTTTACAAAGACGACACTATTTTTTATCTTAAAAAAAGAGACTTTGATGCGGAGCCAGTAGATATCAACAAGAGTGTTGTTCAAATTTCATCTTATGTGACGCAAATTGCGAGCAAAATTATCTCACAGTTAGCAGAAGAAGAAATTTTGTGCGTTGATACCAAAGTTAGTGCGCTTGATATGGAGAATGAGTGCGATTATTTACGTATTTGTGTTCAGTATTATGGTGATATTTACGCAAGAGTACTATTTGGAGTAAAAAAAGATAAGTTAGACAAAATTTGCTCTATTTTTATGCCTGAAGGCAATGATTCAAATGATTATTTAAGTGGATATTCTCAAATTTTTAGTATCATTACAGATAAATTTTTGACTCATCTTTGGCAAAAAGGCATAAAAGTAAAAGTTAGTTTGCCTAAAATTTTATCCGATGATGTTTTTTTCGATCACAATAGTGTAGGCATCATGAACAGACTAGATGTAAAAGATGACGAAATAGGCTTTGTATTTGTAACCAAGTAA
- the rpmB gene encoding 50S ribosomal protein L28, protein MSKRCAITGKGPMIGNNVSHANNKTKRRFLPNLRTIRVTLEDGTTRKIKVAASTLRTMKKQSN, encoded by the coding sequence ATGTCAAAAAGATGTGCGATAACAGGCAAAGGACCGATGATAGGCAACAATGTGAGCCACGCTAACAATAAAACCAAAAGAAGATTCTTGCCAAATCTTAGAACGATTCGTGTTACACTAGAAGATGGTACTACAAGAAAGATAAAAGTTGCTGCTTCTACTCTAAGAACGATGAAAAAACAATCAAACTAA
- the epsC gene encoding serine O-acetyltransferase EpsC, with protein MWESLKELVQTVREKDPSVHKCCFLAILINTPGVHAVLFHKISHFLYKKEHFFLARLISQIARFLTGIEIHPGAKIGKRFFIDHGMGVVIGETAEIGDDVMMYHQVTLGGTGKECGKRHPTIKNGVTIAAGSKILGAITIGENAKIGANSVVLKNVPANATVVGIPARIVRVNGTKFEPEFII; from the coding sequence ATGTGGGAGAGTCTAAAGGAGCTAGTTCAAACTGTTCGTGAAAAAGACCCATCGGTACATAAGTGTTGCTTTTTGGCAATACTTATAAACACTCCTGGTGTTCATGCGGTTTTGTTTCATAAAATTTCTCATTTTCTATATAAAAAAGAGCATTTTTTTCTAGCTAGGCTTATCTCGCAAATTGCAAGATTTTTAACAGGCATCGAGATCCACCCTGGAGCAAAGATCGGTAAGAGATTTTTTATAGATCACGGCATGGGCGTGGTTATTGGTGAGACGGCTGAGATAGGTGATGATGTAATGATGTATCATCAAGTAACGCTTGGAGGCACTGGAAAAGAGTGTGGCAAAAGGCACCCGACTATAAAAAATGGTGTGACTATCGCAGCTGGCTCAAAGATACTAGGCGCCATAACGATCGGCGAAAATGCTAAGATCGGTGCAAATTCAGTCGTGTTAAAAAATGTCCCAGCAAACGCGACAGTCGTTGGTATACCAGCGAGAATAGTTCGAGTAAATGGGACAAAATTTGAGCCAGAATTTATTATCTAA
- a CDS encoding ATP-binding protein, with protein MIDWGVKYAAIYRSTKGMLKPVDDIDFVDIDSLYGLEKQKEILLKNTLNFIEGKDANHVLLWGERGCGKSSLVRAIFTKFYKAGLRIIEIGCEDLKYLGDIIDEIRKSEFKFIIFCDDLSFENGSNEYKFLKPIMDGSIQKPPKNVLLYATSNRRHLISEFKSENENSELIDGEIHYNDAAQEKISLSDRFGLWISFYQGNYDEYLKMVDFYFKDYAGDKKELHTLAKNFATLRASRSGRTAKQFYLTFKENLK; from the coding sequence GTGATAGATTGGGGCGTGAAGTATGCAGCAATTTACAGAAGCACAAAAGGCATGCTAAAACCAGTTGATGATATTGATTTTGTAGATATCGACTCACTTTATGGGCTAGAGAAACAAAAAGAAATTTTGCTAAAAAATACTCTAAATTTTATAGAAGGTAAAGATGCAAATCACGTGCTTCTTTGGGGTGAGAGAGGATGTGGCAAGTCAAGCCTTGTAAGGGCTATTTTTACTAAATTTTATAAAGCTGGACTTCGCATCATTGAGATCGGCTGCGAGGATCTAAAATATCTTGGCGACATCATCGATGAGATCAGAAAGAGTGAGTTTAAATTTATCATTTTCTGCGATGATCTAAGCTTTGAAAATGGCAGCAATGAGTATAAATTTCTAAAACCTATCATGGATGGCTCTATCCAAAAGCCACCAAAAAACGTCCTTTTATACGCTACATCAAATCGTAGACATCTAATAAGTGAGTTTAAAAGTGAAAATGAAAACTCAGAGCTAATTGACGGAGAAATTCACTACAACGACGCAGCTCAGGAGAAAATTTCTCTCTCAGATCGCTTTGGCCTTTGGATCAGCTTTTATCAAGGCAACTACGACGAGTATCTAAAAATGGTTGATTTTTACTTCAAAGACTACGCAGGTGACAAAAAGGAGCTTCATACGCTTGCTAAAAATTTTGCCACGCTAAGAGCTAGTAGAAGTGGTAGGACAGCAAAGCAGTTTTATCTAACTTTTAAAGAAAATTTAAAATGA
- the cysK gene encoding cysteine synthase A, producing the protein MIYDNIVKTIGNTPIVKIKTGADEAEIYVKLEFFNPGGSVKDRIAFNMITKMLADGTLKEGDTIVEPTSGNTGIGVAMCGAALGFKVILCMPESMSIERRKIVAAYGAQLELTPASGGMKAAIARATELAAQPNHIMLSQFENKYNPQAHELTTAAEIVADFSKLDAFVAGVGTGGTISGVAKILKEKGYDTKIIAVEPEASPVLSGGNPGPHKIQGIGAGFLPNTMNMSLVSEVEKVTNDDALNAARAIAKSDGLMIGISGGAAYVAAKRVAKRLGAGKKVLFIAPDNGERYLSTELYGA; encoded by the coding sequence ATGATTTACGATAACATCGTTAAAACGATTGGTAATACACCTATTGTAAAGATAAAAACAGGTGCTGATGAAGCCGAAATTTATGTAAAATTAGAGTTTTTTAACCCAGGTGGCTCTGTAAAAGATAGGATCGCATTTAATATGATAACTAAAATGCTAGCTGACGGTACGCTAAAAGAGGGTGATACTATCGTTGAGCCAACGAGCGGAAATACTGGCATTGGTGTAGCGATGTGCGGTGCTGCACTTGGTTTTAAAGTGATACTTTGCATGCCAGAGAGCATGAGTATCGAAAGACGCAAAATAGTGGCTGCTTATGGCGCACAGCTTGAGCTTACTCCTGCGTCTGGTGGTATGAAAGCAGCGATCGCAAGAGCTACAGAGCTAGCAGCTCAGCCAAATCATATAATGCTAAGCCAGTTTGAAAACAAGTATAACCCACAAGCTCACGAACTAACAACAGCAGCTGAAATTGTGGCTGATTTTAGTAAGCTTGATGCCTTTGTAGCTGGCGTTGGTACAGGTGGCACAATAAGTGGCGTAGCAAAAATTTTAAAAGAAAAGGGCTATGATACTAAGATCATCGCAGTTGAGCCTGAAGCATCGCCGGTTTTAAGTGGTGGTAACCCAGGACCGCATAAAATTCAAGGCATTGGAGCCGGATTTTTACCAAATACTATGAATATGAGCCTAGTTAGTGAAGTAGAAAAAGTAACCAACGATGATGCGCTAAACGCAGCTAGAGCAATCGCTAAAAGTGATGGACTCATGATAGGTATAAGTGGTGGTGCTGCTTACGTGGCTGCAAAAAGAGTAGCTAAAAGACTTGGCGCTGGCAAAAAAGTACTTTTCATAGCTCCAGATAATGGCGAAAGATACTTAAGCACAGAGCTTTACGGAGCATAA
- a CDS encoding potassium channel family protein: MSFLSRLLKFLNWSNSTKPEISLDTELYEQLKPFRFPLISVVLLLLFGTLGYVLIDNFSLIDAFYQAGMTFTTVGFTEVAPITPKGRIFTITFILIGFIIFTLSIGIVVEVLKRGTLISILKERRMLYRIARLKNHFVICYHNLYTIELSAQFRENHIPFVVVDDREDIAELAQIYKYPYFIKAQPHTQIAFLKTHLSSAKGLITLSSNIADNIALIASVRLYEKEIGRRKPYHIITNAETEDDTQRLKKLGADNVVSPSRLVAQRLSAMSVRPDMENLLEQFLYTKNSPIDIEEILVPDYSWIRFKRLKETHLRNITNADIVGIRDINNNFVPMPNGDTLVGTGSKLLVIGTVDGIRLTKRVVKSKHKPEEFKYV, translated from the coding sequence ATGTCTTTTCTCTCAAGACTTTTAAAATTCCTCAACTGGTCAAACTCTACAAAACCAGAAATAAGCCTAGATACTGAGCTTTACGAACAATTAAAACCTTTTAGATTTCCACTAATTTCAGTCGTATTACTGTTACTTTTTGGAACATTAGGTTATGTCTTAATAGATAATTTCTCGCTAATAGATGCCTTTTACCAAGCTGGTATGACTTTTACAACAGTTGGTTTTACCGAAGTTGCTCCAATAACTCCAAAGGGCAGAATTTTTACTATCACATTTATACTTATTGGTTTTATTATATTTACACTATCGATTGGTATTGTGGTTGAGGTTTTAAAAAGAGGTACATTAATTAGCATTTTAAAGGAACGACGCATGCTTTATAGGATCGCAAGACTAAAAAATCACTTCGTTATTTGTTATCACAATCTATACACAATCGAACTTAGTGCTCAATTTCGCGAAAATCATATACCTTTTGTAGTGGTCGATGATAGAGAAGATATTGCAGAGCTAGCTCAAATTTATAAATATCCATATTTCATAAAAGCTCAGCCACACACGCAAATTGCCTTTTTAAAAACACATCTATCAAGTGCAAAAGGTCTTATAACTCTTAGCTCAAATATTGCTGATAACATCGCCCTTATAGCATCTGTAAGACTTTATGAAAAAGAGATAGGTCGCAGAAAGCCTTATCATATCATCACAAATGCAGAGACAGAAGACGATACGCAAAGATTAAAAAAATTAGGTGCTGACAATGTGGTAAGTCCATCTCGCTTAGTCGCACAGCGGTTAAGTGCCATGAGCGTAAGGCCGGATATGGAAAATTTATTAGAGCAGTTTTTGTATACAAAAAATTCACCTATCGATATAGAAGAAATTCTTGTGCCTGATTACTCTTGGATAAGATTTAAAAGATTAAAAGAGACTCATCTACGAAATATTACAAATGCGGACATAGTAGGCATTAGAGATATAAATAATAATTTTGTACCAATGCCAAATGGTGACACATTAGTAGGAACAGGATCAAAGCTTTTAGTCATCGGTACCGTTGATGGAATACGTCTAACCAAGCGTGTTGTAAAAAGCAAACATAAACCTGAAGAATTTAAATACGTATAA
- a CDS encoding endonuclease III domain-containing protein, with protein sequence MTSTDLFLTLFNHKNKNLDELKWPGEGTFEVVLGAILVQNTNWKNVEKALDNLKKANKDSLQGICELENSELATLIKPSGFYNTKAKRLKTLCQAIRNEFDDFENFKENVSREWLISVKGVGAETCDAILAYACGKPYIVVDAYALRIMAYFDYTFESYDEAAEWFSSLDYDEIYKFLDSEKFDEVEILKLYHALILEFCKENFKGKTLSQNGQKILSSIKN encoded by the coding sequence ATGACTTCAACCGATCTATTTTTAACCTTGTTTAATCACAAAAACAAAAATTTAGACGAGCTAAAGTGGCCAGGTGAGGGCACTTTTGAGGTTGTTTTGGGCGCTATTTTAGTGCAAAATACCAACTGGAAAAACGTAGAAAAAGCGCTAGATAATCTAAAAAAAGCAAACAAAGATAGCCTACAAGGCATTTGCGAGCTTGAAAACAGCGAGCTTGCTACGCTCATAAAGCCAAGTGGCTTTTATAACACAAAGGCTAAACGGCTAAAGACGCTTTGCCAAGCCATAAGAAACGAGTTTGACGACTTTGAAAATTTCAAAGAAAATGTAAGTCGTGAGTGGCTCATAAGCGTAAAAGGTGTTGGAGCCGAGACTTGTGATGCGATACTTGCTTATGCTTGCGGTAAACCTTACATAGTCGTTGATGCTTACGCACTTAGGATAATGGCATATTTTGACTATACTTTTGAGAGCTACGACGAGGCTGCTGAGTGGTTTAGTTCGCTTGATTATGATGAAATTTATAAATTTCTTGATAGCGAGAAATTTGATGAGGTTGAAATTTTAAAACTCTACCACGCTCTTATTTTGGAGTTTTGTAAAGAGAATTTCAAAGGTAAAACTTTAAGCCAAAATGGTCAAAAAATATTAAGTAGCATTAAAAATTAA